CTTCCTGGCGGTCAGGGCCCAGGGCGAGGCCACGGCCGTCGTCGACGACGACGGGGCGCGCTGGACCTCCCGGGACACCGACACGACGATCCGGTGGGCGCTGATGCCCCGGTACGTGGAGACGCCCCGGCTCTTCGTCCTGCTCACCGCCAAGAAGTCCGGCAGCGGCTTCGCGTACCTGCCGAAGCGGGGCCTTGCGGGGCCCGGCGAGGTGGACCGGCTGCGGGCGGTCCTGGACCGGAACATCAGCAAGGTCTGAGACGACGAGGACGGCGAAGACGACGAGCGGGCCCGTACCGAAGGGATTCGGTACGGGCCCGCTCGCGTATCCGTACAGGGGCTACTTCATCGCGCACTCCGCGCACGTGCCGAAGATCTCGACCGTGTGCGCCACGTTCACGAAACCGTGCTCCGAGGCGATCGTCTCGGCCCACTGCTCCACCATCGGGCCCTCCACCTCCACGGCCTTGCCGCAGACGCGGCAGACCAGATGGTGGTGGTGGTCGCCGGTCGAGCAGCGGCGGTAGACGGTCTCGCCGTCGCTGGTGCGCAGCGCGTCGACCTCGCCCGCGTCCGCGAGGGACTGGAGCGTGCGGTAGACGGTGGTGAGGCCGACCGAGTCGCCGCGGTGCTTGAGCATGTCGTGCAGCTCCTGGGCGCTGCGGAACTCGTCCACCTCGTTCAGCGCCGCCGACACGGCGGCCCGCTGCTTGGTCGAGCGGCCTCGTACGGGGGGTCCTGCCGTCACCACGAGGGCCTCCTTGAGTGCTTGTCTGCCCCCGCCATTCTGCCAGTCCCCCGTGCCGCCGGATTCAGCCGAGGATCAGACCTTCACGTCATCCGTCGGACGCCGGCCCGCCGGCAGCGCGGCGTCGCAGTTCTCCGCGCCCGCCTCGGCCGCCCGGGCCCGCCGCTTGGCGAGCGGAGTGGCGAGGAGGGTCAGGAGGACGAAGACGCCGATCGCGTACAGGACGATCGTCGCGCCGGGCGGGACGTCCTGGTAGTACGAGGTGGCCGTGCCCGCCAGGGTGACCGTGATGCCGGTCGCCACCGCGAGGACGAAGGTCGCACGGAACGACTTCGTCAGCTGCTGGGCCGCCGCCACCGGCACCACCATGAGCGCGCTGACCAGGAGCAGGCCCACGACCCGCATGGCGACCGTGACCGTCACCGCGGCCGTGACCGCGATCAGCAGGTTCAGGGCGCGCACCGGCAGGCCGGTGACCCGGGCGAACTCCTCGTCCTGGCTGACGGCGAAGAGCTGGCGGCGCAGGCCGACCGTGACGAGGACCACGAAGGCGGCGAGGATCGCGATCGCGGTGATGTCCTCGGACGAGACCGTGGAGAGCGAGCCGAAGAGGTACGAGCTGAGGTTGGCGTTCGAGCCGGTCGGCGAGAGGTTGATCAGCAGGACGCCGCCGGCCATGCCGCCGTAGAAGAGCAGGGCGAGCGCGAGGTCGCCGCGGGTCTTGCCGTACGCACGGATCAGCTCCATGGCGACCGAGCCCACGACGGCGACGAAGGTCGCCATCCAGACCGGGCTGGAGTTCAGCAGGAAGCCGAGACCGACACCGGTCATGGCGACGTGGCCGATGCCGTCGCCCATCAGCGCCTGGCGGCGCTGGACGAGGTAGATGCCGACGGCGGGCGCGGTGATGCCGACGAGCACGGCCGCGAGGAGCGCGCGCTGCATGAAGGCGAGATCGAGCATTTCCATGATCAAGTCAGCTTCCTGGGGTCGGCTGTCTCAGGTCAGCAGACCCGTACGGAGCGGCTCACCGGCCGCGTGGGGATGGACGTGGTCGTGGCCGGGGAGTGCGTGCTGGCCGACGGCCTCGGGCGGCGGGCCGTCGTGGACGACGCAGCCGTCGCGCAGGACCACGGCCCGGTCGATCAGCGGCTCCAGCGGGCCCAGCTCGTGCAGGACGAGGAGGACGGACGTACCGCCCGCGACCTGCTCGCGCAGCGTCGCGGCCAGGATCTCCTGGCTCGCGAGGTCCACGCCGGCCATCGGCTCGTCCATGATCAGCAGCTCGGGCTCGGCGGCGAGCGCGCGGGCGATCAGCACGCGCTGGTGCTGGCCGCCGGAGAGCGCGGAGACGGAGTCCTTCGCGCGGTCGGTGAGACCGACGAGCTCGATGGCCGCCTCGACGGCGGCCTTGTCGGCCTTCGTCAGCCAGCCGAAACGACGGCGGGAGAGCCGGCCGGAGGCGACGACCTCGCGGATCGTGGCGGGGACACCGCTCGCCGCGGTGGTGCGCTGCGGTACGTAGCCGACGCGCGCCCAGTCGCGGAACCGCTTCTGCTCCGTGCCGAACAGCTCGATCCGGCCGCCGGTCAGCGGCACCTGGCCGATGACGGAGCGGACGGCGGTGGACTTGCCCGAGCCGTTGGCGCCGAGCAGGGCGACGACCTCGCCGCGGTGGACCGTGAGGTCGACGCCCCGGAGGACGGGCCGGCCGCCGAGGGCAGCCGTGGCTCCGCGGACGGAAATGACGGGATCCGGTTCCAGCGCTGCCATGGCTCCTGCCTCCTGCTGTGCTGCTGCGGTCACTTGGCGCCGAGGGCCTTCTTCAGCGCGGCGAGGTTGGACTGCATGACCTCGATGTAGTCATCGCCCTTGGACTTGTCCGTGATTCCCTCCAGCGGGTCGAGCACGTCGGTCTTCAGACCGGTGTCGCCCGCGAGGGTCTTGGCCGTCTTGTCGCTCGCGAGGGTCTCGAAGAAGACGGTGGAGACCTTGTCCTTCTTCGCGATGTCCTGGAGT
The sequence above is a segment of the Streptomyces sp. NBC_01255 genome. Coding sequences within it:
- a CDS encoding metal ABC transporter permease; protein product: MEMLDLAFMQRALLAAVLVGITAPAVGIYLVQRRQALMGDGIGHVAMTGVGLGFLLNSSPVWMATFVAVVGSVAMELIRAYGKTRGDLALALLFYGGMAGGVLLINLSPTGSNANLSSYLFGSLSTVSSEDITAIAILAAFVVLVTVGLRRQLFAVSQDEEFARVTGLPVRALNLLIAVTAAVTVTVAMRVVGLLLVSALMVVPVAAAQQLTKSFRATFVLAVATGITVTLAGTATSYYQDVPPGATIVLYAIGVFVLLTLLATPLAKRRARAAEAGAENCDAALPAGRRPTDDVKV
- a CDS encoding metal ABC transporter ATP-binding protein is translated as MAALEPDPVISVRGATAALGGRPVLRGVDLTVHRGEVVALLGANGSGKSTAVRSVIGQVPLTGGRIELFGTEQKRFRDWARVGYVPQRTTAASGVPATIREVVASGRLSRRRFGWLTKADKAAVEAAIELVGLTDRAKDSVSALSGGQHQRVLIARALAAEPELLIMDEPMAGVDLASQEILAATLREQVAGGTSVLLVLHELGPLEPLIDRAVVLRDGCVVHDGPPPEAVGQHALPGHDHVHPHAAGEPLRTGLLT
- a CDS encoding Fur family transcriptional regulator encodes the protein MVTAGPPVRGRSTKQRAAVSAALNEVDEFRSAQELHDMLKHRGDSVGLTTVYRTLQSLADAGEVDALRTSDGETVYRRCSTGDHHHHLVCRVCGKAVEVEGPMVEQWAETIASEHGFVNVAHTVEIFGTCAECAMK